Proteins found in one Phoenix dactylifera cultivar Barhee BC4 unplaced genomic scaffold, palm_55x_up_171113_PBpolish2nd_filt_p 000388F, whole genome shotgun sequence genomic segment:
- the LOC120105894 gene encoding thaumatin-like protein 1 — translation MDPMLSSPVHFLSLSFFLIFFHSSEMLVECTAFTFVNKCGYTVWPGILSGSGSPELGTTGFELATGDSRSLQAPTGWSGRFWGRTECSFDGAGKGSCATGDCGTGGVECKGSGAAPPATLAEFTLAGPASAKDFYDVSLVDGYNLPMVVDVRGGTGGCASTGCVVDLSRRCPAELRVGEACRSACEAFGKPEFCCSGAYASPGTCRPSVYSQMFKSACPKSYSYAFDDATSTFTCSGADYTVTFCPDSAPSQNSQKSSRDYPTPRTGGVVLEDDSWLASLAAGAAPNTKTRVSFLHQSLLILSTTAFILLLL, via the exons ATGGATCCCATGCTTTCATCCCCAGTCcactttctctccctctcattCTTCCTCATATTTTTCCATTCAAGCG AGATGCTGGTGGAGTGCACCGCATTCACATTCGTGAACAAGTGCGGCTACACGGTGTGGCCGGGGATCCTGTCGGGCTCCGGCAGCCCGGAGCTGGGGACGACCGGCTTCGAGCTGGCGACCGGCGATTCCCGGTCGTTGCAGGCCCCGACCGGGTGGTCCGGCCGCTTCTGGGGCCGGACGGAGTGCAGCTTCGACGGCGCCGGCAAGGGGTCCTGCGCCACCGGCGACTGCGGGACTGGCGGGGTGGAGTGCAAGGGGAGCGGGGCGGCGCCGCCGGCGACGCTGGCGGAGTTCACCCTGGCGGGGCCGGCGTCGGCCAAGGACTTCTACGACGTGAGCCTGGTGGACGGGTACAACCTGCCGATGGTGGTGGATGTCCGAGGCGGCACCGGGGGGTGCGCGTCGACGGGATGCGTGGTGGATCTGAGCCGGCGGTGCCCAGCGGAGCTGAGGGTCGGGGAGGCGTGCCGCAGTGCGTGCGAGGCATTCGGGAAGCCGGAGTTCTGCTGCAGCGGGGCGTACGCGAGCCCGGGGACCTGCCGGCCCTCGGTTTACTCCCAGATGTTCAAGTCGGCGTGCCCCAAGTCCTACAGCTACGCCTTCGACGACGCCACCAGCACCTTCACCTGCTCCGGCGCCGACTATACCGTCACCTTCTGCCCGGATTCGGCACCCAG CCAAAACAGTCAGAAATCCTCTAGAGATTATCCAACTCCGAGAACTGGAGGGGTGGTATTGGAAGACGACTCTTGGCTTGCAAGTCTGGCCGCCGGGGCTGCTCCTAACACCAAAACGAGGGTTTCTTTCCTCCACCAATCCTTGCTGATCCTCTCCACCACGGCTTTCATCCTATTGTTGCTATAG